One genomic region from Yarrowia lipolytica chromosome 1C, complete sequence encodes:
- a CDS encoding uncharacterized protein (Compare to YALI0C03916g, weakly similar to KLLA0C09394g Kluyveromyces lactis IPF 6186.1) has product MSDETDVTDFLKRIRELGEKNDREDEIRAQKLENEIQEGKERRRRLRAERSRSTSPSKQERDVQDTISALVGAGKGRELAPKTYGDLKDDESDSSKNLKEKEAVKPLVRSKPAARKVSDSKALKDSIRASIAGDKSGDRSTSTKIGMKDSIRASIAEEKEEKIEKPVLKQKPSFKEEKPVEKPVLQQKPSFKEEKVEKATLNPSYKDDRTKNDKQFGNSFGERDDPFAPLPTDKASPYVAKQSPTMNRIGAGHMPRTKLDDKPRDIAIPGIIQSSSTSGLRTQSIHREGQSPQHQSRTPRALPGMAELGNSRHNLHLDDTTPKRSSTTVRTPLGQSSTPLGQTRTPTLGHSPDLRRTPTLAHSPSSPNLSRSPPPSRGNFIHSALKRHGTLRDFKQVGHQQPVEVEINPEFEALLKEADEEEEEERRAAEKKEKENDLRPTPSVKSKPSVDKIRQLMAARNSPKPKSGFDERDEEKEMSRSDSVSSIQSEKDISVEELKKFRPPPPVSRSSETRTSESTTPEPVSRSDKTEIRNRPPPPVSRSSSSSLSRSDSIQPERDISSSAGRPKPATSSKSLKDSIRESLRESKLTKSPKPASPSPRAESPAADVTSPASPSLADSDTVPELSPLRHSDSRRFSPVRQSSWLESALKKNHSPERNSSIRLSRSPSPVKSPFGSRDRDMRGREETPRGRDFGRTEDSQSPKILSPKVLSPSVSSSKLGSPSVVSPRGNEDEERLARLKALRSSLSDKKPAPKPATDESLPDLARVGSLKPPKPAPTLKPSTSEKERLAELKNSLRKSEQKNYVAPDVVKNNLLSAKGSLKESTGPQSLELKDEVLERLTVAQKKLRETEGPKNAELKDEVQERLTAAQKKLQKTEGPKNAELKDEVLERLTMAHGSLRRSPERSPERSPERPQPGNASNFTSALANALTRGPNASSPNLASSNDSGRGAERSFSLRKAATIDSSEIGRKNKGEKLTHMTKGRAKGPKRRLPKSVEGSSNGSNSGSTSRPGSTSSSRPGSTTSSRPGSAFGSRPGSSFGSRSETGSRTDLLSEFSKPSSRPTSTTASPTVRSAPSFPPRPEKPSELNISKRGDSDKDDDKDAKEKKKPPPIRASSRSVSNKIPPPIRKPSSSVAR; this is encoded by the exons ATGAGTGACGAGACGGACGTGACGGACTTTCTCAAGCGGATCCGCGAGCTCGGCGAGAAGAA TGACCGAGAAGACGAGATTCGAGCTCAAAAGCTGGAAAACGAAATCCAGGAAGGAAAAGAGCGCCGAAGACGATTGCGGGCCGAACGATCTCGATCCACGTCACCTTCCAAGCAGGAAAGAGATGTTCAGGATACCATTAGCGCTTTGGTGGGAGCAGGTAAAGGACGAGAACTAGCTCCAAAGACATATGGAGATTTGAAGGATGATGAgagcgacagcagcaagaacctcaaggagaaggaagcTGTCAAACCCCTGGTCCGATCCAAACCTGCTGCTCGAAAGGTTTCTGATTCCAAAGCTCTCAAGGACTCCATTCGAGCCTCAATTGCCGGAGATAAGTCAGGAGAcagaagtacaagtacaaagATTGGAATGAAGGACTCCATTCGAGCTTCCAttgccgaggagaaggaggagaagataGAGAAGCCGGTGCTGAAACAGAAACCTTCTTTCAAAGAGGAAAAGCCTGTGGAGAAGCCAGTACTCCAGCAGAAGCCTTCtttcaaggaggagaaggtggagaaagCAACACTTAATCCCTCTTATAAGGACGACAGGACCAAGAACGACAAGCAGTTTGGTAATTCATTTGGCGAACGGGATGACCCCTTTGCACCACTGCCTACGGACAAGGCATCTCCCTACGTGGCCAAACAGTCGCCAACTATGAACAGAATCGGGGCTGGTCATATGCCTCGAACAAAGCTCGACGACAAACCCAGAGACATTGCCATTCCAGGTATCATTCAGTCATCGTCTACCTCCGGTTTGAGAACACAGTCGATCCACCGAGAAGGGCAGTCGCCCCAGCATCAGAGCAGAACTCCCCGGGCTCTTCCTGGTATGGCTGAATTGGGTAACTCGCGTCACAATCTGCATTTGGACGATACTACGCCCAAGCGGTCTTCCACGACTGTGAGAACCCCCCTGGGCCAATCTAGTACTCCCCTGGGTCAGACTCGAACACCTACCCTGGGTCATTCTCCCGACCTGAGAAGAACCCCCACTCTGGCGCATTCGCCATCTTCACCCAACCTGTCGCGAtcgcctcctccttctcgaggCAATTTCATTCATTCAGCCCTGAAACGACACGGTACACTGCGTGACTTTAAGCAGGTTGGACACCAACAGCccgtggaggtggagatcaACCCCGAGTTTGAAGCGCTACTTAAGGAGGccgatgaagaggaggaggaggagagaagagctgcggagaagaaggagaaggagaacgaTCTACGACCTACTCCTTCGGTCAAGAGCAAGCCTTCGGTCGACAAGATCAGACAGTTGATGGCTGCCAGGAACTCGCCCAAGCCCAAGTCTGGTTTCGATGAGCGAGACGAGGAAAAGGAAATGTCGCGATCCGACTCTGTGTCTTCCATTCAGTCAGAGAAAGATATttctgtggaggagctcaagaagttccgaccccctcctcctgtttCGAGGTCGTCAGAGACTAGAACTTCGGAGAGTACTACTCCTGAGCCTGTGTCGCGTTCTGACAAAACAGAGATTCGAAACCGaccccctcctcctgtttcgcgatcctcctcctcttctctgtctcGATCTGACTCGATTCAGCCCGAGAGGGATATATCTTCGTCTGCTGGTCGTCCCAAACCTGCCACCTCGTCAAAGAGTCTCAAGGACAGTATTCGAGAGTCGTTGCGAGAAAGCAAGCTCACTAAGAGCCCCAAACCGGCCTCTCCCAGTCCTAGAGCTGAGTCTCCAGCAGCGGACGTGACTTCTCCTGCTTCCCCTTCTCTTGCTGACTCAGACACTGTTCCTGAGCTCTCTCCTCTTCGACATTCTGACTCTCGACGGTTCTCCCCCGTACGGCAGTCTTCGTGGCTTGAATCTgcgctcaagaagaaccatAGTCCCGAGCGTAACTCCTCCATTCGGCTTTCTcggtctccttctcccgTCAAGTCTCCATTTGGAAGCCGAGATAGAGACATGAGAGGGCGAGAAGAGACTCCCCGGGGACGGGATTTTGGCCGAACCGAAGATTCGCAGTCTCCCAAGATTCTGTCCCCCAAGGTTCTCTCGCCGAgcgtttcttcttcaaaaCTGGGCTCCCCTTCTGTCGTTTCTCCCCGTGGAAATGAAGATGAGGAGCGTCTGGCTCGTCTCAAGGCTCTCAGAAGCTCGTTGAGTGATAAGAAGCCCGCTCCCAAGCCTGCCACGGATGAGTCACTGCCTGACTTGGCACGTGTGGGTTCTTTGAAGCCTCCTAAGCCTGCTCCTACGCTTAAGCCCAGCACTTCTGAGAAGGAGCGACTTGCTGAGCTGAAAAACAGCCTGCGAAAGAGTGAACAGAAGAATTATGTGGCTCCTGACGTGGTTAAGAACAATCTGCTGTCTGCGAAGGGCTctctcaaggagtccaCTGGTCCCCAGTCACTGGAACTCAAGGATGAGGTTCTAGAGCGTCTGACTGTGGCGCAAAAGAAGCTACGAGAGACTGAGGGACCCAAGAACGCTGAGCTGAAGGATGAGGTCCAGGAACGGCTGACAGCTGCCCAAaagaagctgcagaagaCGGAGGGTCCGAAAAATGCAGAGCTGAAGGacgaggtgctggagcGCCTGACGATGGCCCATGGATCACTAAGACGGTCTCCCGAGCGATCTCCTGAACGGTCTCCCGAGCGTCCTCAGCCTGGAAACGCCTCCAACTTCACTTCTGCGCTTGCTAACGCTCTGACCCGAGGCCCCAATGCTTCGAGTCCAAACCTGGCGTCTTCAAATGATTCTGGACGTGGTGCTGAGCGTTCTTTCTCTCTCAGAAAGGCTGCTACTATTGACTCTTCTGAAATTGGGCGCAAGAACAAGGGCGAGAAGCTGACTCATATGACGAAGGGACGGGCCAAGGGTCCGAAGAGACGGCTCCCTAAGAGCGTTGAGGGCAGCAGTAACGGTAGCAACTCCGGCTCGACGAGCCGACCCGGTTCGACGAGCAGTTCACGACCCGGTTCGACTACGAGCTCACGACCTGGATCTGCTTTTGGCTCACGACCTGGATCTTCTTTCGGATCCCGTTCTGAGACTGGATCCAGAACAGATCTCCTGTCTGAATTTTCCAAGCCCTCATCTCGGCCCACTTCCACTACGGCGTCTCCTACGGTGAGATCAGCGCCTAGTTTCCCTCCCCGACCAGAGAAGCCGTCTGAGCTGAACATTTCCAAGAGAGGAGACAGTGACAAGGACGATGacaaggacgccaaggagaaaaagaagccaCCGCCAATTCGGGCATCCTCTAGATCCGTCTCCAACAAGATTCCCCCTCCTATTCGAAAACCCTCCTCCAGTGTGGCTCGTTAA